In one window of Micromonospora cathayae DNA:
- a CDS encoding DUF3093 domain-containing protein: MHDSPSSPPAPPGGFTERLTLPWWLWLGGIAVGALLAVEIWMGGDGVRAWLPFAVLLPLTVAGLWWLGRIRIAVTDGELRVDDARLPVRFVADVVPLDAEGRREVLGVAADPLAFVVQRPWVGGAVQVLLDDPADPTPFWVVSTRHPVRLAEALLAARDATRPADREPVVTGEADRPATGR; this comes from the coding sequence GTGCACGACTCACCTTCCTCCCCGCCCGCCCCGCCCGGCGGCTTCACCGAACGGCTCACCCTGCCGTGGTGGCTCTGGCTGGGCGGGATCGCGGTCGGCGCGCTGCTCGCCGTCGAGATCTGGATGGGCGGCGACGGGGTACGCGCCTGGCTGCCGTTCGCCGTCCTGCTGCCGCTGACCGTGGCCGGGCTGTGGTGGCTGGGGCGGATCCGGATCGCGGTCACCGACGGCGAACTGCGGGTCGACGACGCCCGGCTGCCGGTGCGGTTCGTCGCGGACGTGGTGCCGCTGGACGCCGAGGGGCGGCGCGAGGTCCTGGGTGTCGCAGCCGATCCGCTCGCCTTCGTGGTGCAGCGGCCCTGGGTGGGGGGCGCGGTGCAGGTGCTGCTCGACGACCCGGCCGACCCGACACCGTTCTGGGTGGTCAGCACGCGACACCCGGTACGCCTGGCGGAGGCGCTGCTGGCCGCCCGGGACGCCACGCGTCCCGCCGACCGGGAGCCCGTCGTGACCGGCGAGGCGGACCGGCCCGCGACCGGCCGCTGA
- a CDS encoding LytR C-terminal domain-containing protein — MRALVVVGVLALCALVFVVVALVKDSQSGAGGAKGCPEGWPLADVTLREAKDVKINVYNATEKGGLATAIADDFRNRKFQVKKTGNDPQERGVDEVAVLRYGPKGVGSAHLLRAYFLNQAVYEYDAKRADDVVDVVLGSSFQQLATTTEVNQSLGDLGAPQAPENSCPAPVDK, encoded by the coding sequence GTGCGAGCACTCGTTGTCGTCGGTGTGCTGGCGCTCTGCGCGCTGGTCTTCGTGGTCGTGGCGCTGGTGAAGGACAGTCAGAGCGGCGCCGGGGGCGCGAAGGGCTGCCCGGAGGGCTGGCCGCTGGCCGACGTGACCCTCCGCGAGGCCAAGGACGTGAAGATCAACGTCTACAACGCCACCGAAAAGGGGGGCCTCGCCACCGCCATCGCCGACGACTTCCGCAACCGCAAGTTCCAGGTGAAGAAGACCGGCAACGATCCGCAGGAGCGCGGCGTCGACGAGGTCGCCGTGCTGCGGTACGGGCCGAAGGGGGTCGGGTCGGCGCACCTGCTGCGGGCGTACTTCCTCAACCAGGCCGTCTACGAGTACGACGCCAAGCGCGCGGACGACGTGGTCGACGTGGTGCTCGGCAGTTCGTTCCAGCAGCTCGCCACCACCACCGAGGTCAACCAGTCCCTCGGTGACCTCGGCGCGCCGCAGGCCCCGGAGAACAGCTGCCCGGCACCGGTCGACAAGTGA
- a CDS encoding DUF3710 domain-containing protein yields MIFSRKRDGSGRHARDERVGEPVTGSDTEESTPSAPDRGPYDISEAPRDVQRLDLGSLHIPAVPEVEVRVQADPQGVVQQVVLVHGENALQLGVFAAPRSEGIWDEVREEIRQSLFNDGAAAQEVSGEYGTELRARVRTPEGITDLRFIGVDGPRWMVRGVYQGAAATEPAAAGPLAECLSGLVVDRGQEAKPVREPLPLRLPREVAAQQQAQAAAAGGDAPAPGPRQP; encoded by the coding sequence GTGATCTTCTCCCGTAAGCGGGACGGTTCCGGACGTCACGCGCGTGACGAGCGGGTGGGCGAACCGGTCACCGGGTCGGACACCGAGGAGTCGACGCCGAGCGCCCCGGACCGCGGCCCGTACGACATCTCGGAGGCCCCGCGCGACGTGCAGCGGCTCGACCTGGGCAGCCTGCACATCCCGGCGGTGCCGGAGGTGGAGGTGCGGGTGCAGGCCGATCCGCAGGGCGTGGTCCAGCAGGTCGTGCTCGTGCACGGGGAGAACGCGCTCCAGCTCGGGGTGTTCGCCGCGCCGCGCAGCGAGGGCATCTGGGACGAGGTCCGCGAGGAGATCCGGCAGTCGTTGTTCAACGACGGCGCCGCCGCCCAGGAGGTCTCCGGCGAGTACGGTACCGAGCTGCGGGCCCGGGTACGCACCCCGGAGGGCATCACCGACCTGCGTTTCATCGGCGTGGACGGGCCGCGGTGGATGGTCCGGGGCGTCTACCAGGGGGCGGCGGCCACCGAACCGGCGGCGGCCGGTCCGCTCGCCGAGTGTCTCAGTGGCCTGGTGGTCGACCGGGGTCAGGAGGCCAAGCCGGTGCGTGAGCCGCTGCCGCTGCGGCTGCCCCGTGAGGTCGCCGCGCAGCAGCAGGCGCAGGCCGCCGCGGCCGGCGGCGACGCTCCGGCCCCCGGGCCGCGCCAGCCCTGA
- a CDS encoding trimeric intracellular cation channel family protein, whose amino-acid sequence MTTSTALLLADLAGVAVFAASGASAGVAKRLDLFGVVFVGFVAALGGGIFRDLVIDEAPPLAFADWRYATTAVLTAAVVFRLHPQLARLRTTVLVLDAAGLGLFTVTGTLKALDAQVPPVGACLIGMLTGIGGGLGRDLLTGEIPVVLRREIYAVAALSGAVLVVALDALDRTGPVPLTVAAAFVFGLRLIALRRRWSAPVAGVRSPPVDPPRR is encoded by the coding sequence GTGACCACCTCCACCGCCCTGCTCCTGGCCGACCTGGCCGGGGTGGCGGTCTTCGCCGCCTCCGGGGCGTCCGCCGGGGTGGCCAAGCGGCTGGACCTGTTCGGCGTCGTCTTCGTCGGTTTCGTCGCCGCGCTCGGTGGCGGCATCTTCCGGGACCTGGTCATCGACGAGGCCCCACCACTGGCCTTCGCCGACTGGCGGTACGCCACCACCGCCGTGCTCACCGCCGCGGTCGTCTTCCGGCTGCACCCCCAGCTCGCCCGGCTCCGTACCACCGTGCTCGTACTGGACGCCGCGGGGCTCGGGCTCTTCACCGTCACCGGCACCCTCAAGGCGCTCGACGCGCAGGTGCCGCCGGTCGGTGCCTGTCTGATCGGCATGCTCACCGGGATCGGCGGCGGACTCGGCCGGGACCTGCTCACCGGTGAGATCCCGGTCGTACTGCGCCGGGAGATCTACGCGGTCGCGGCGCTGTCCGGTGCGGTCCTGGTGGTGGCGCTGGACGCCCTGGACCGCACCGGTCCGGTGCCGTTGACCGTCGCCGCGGCGTTCGTCTTCGGGCTACGCCTGATCGCCCTACGTCGCCGCTGGTCCGCCCCGGTCGCCGGGGTCCGATCGCCCCCCGTCGACCCGCCCCGGCGCTGA
- a CDS encoding DUF4193 domain-containing protein, whose translation MATDYDAPRRDEVDLGEDSLEELKARRVDSQSGAVDVDEAEVAESFELPGADLADEELTVKVLPMQQDEFRCARCFLVHHRSQLATERNGELICRECV comes from the coding sequence ATGGCCACCGACTACGACGCCCCGCGTCGCGACGAGGTCGACCTCGGCGAGGACAGCCTGGAAGAGCTCAAGGCCCGGCGGGTCGACTCACAGTCGGGCGCCGTGGACGTCGACGAGGCCGAGGTGGCCGAGAGCTTCGAGCTGCCCGGCGCCGACCTGGCCGACGAGGAGCTGACAGTCAAGGTCCTTCCGATGCAGCAGGACGAGTTCCGCTGTGCCCGCTGCTTCCTGGTCCATCACCGCAGCCAGCTCGCGACCGAGCGCAACGGGGAACTGATCTGCCGCGAGTGTGTCTGA
- a CDS encoding OB-fold nucleic acid binding domain-containing protein, producing the protein MVTDERRVSLRRLLQRLTASEAEIEAQELRRESAQCGGIPARQCQRGQVVSVSGRLRTVVYTPRTNLPTLEADLYDGSDVVTLVWLGRRHIVGIEPGRHLTARGRVAVRDDRKVIYNPYYELEPPR; encoded by the coding sequence ATGGTGACCGACGAACGCCGGGTGTCGCTGCGACGTCTGCTGCAACGGCTCACCGCCAGCGAGGCCGAGATCGAGGCGCAGGAGCTGCGCCGGGAGAGCGCCCAGTGCGGCGGCATCCCGGCCCGGCAGTGCCAGCGCGGTCAGGTCGTTTCGGTGTCCGGCCGGTTGCGTACCGTGGTCTACACTCCCCGGACGAACCTGCCGACGCTGGAGGCCGACCTGTACGACGGCAGCGACGTGGTGACCCTGGTCTGGCTGGGCCGCCGGCACATCGTCGGCATCGAACCGGGCCGGCACCTCACCGCGCGGGGGCGGGTGGCGGTGCGGGACGACCGTAAAGTCATCTACAACCCGTACTACGAGCTCGAGCCGCCACGGTGA
- a CDS encoding potassium channel family protein, producing MRIAIAGAGNVGRSIAQELIDNGHQVMLIERQPRMLRPDRVPGADWVLADACELSSLEEADVAGCDVVVAATGDDKVNLVVSLLAKTEFAVPRVVARVNRAENEWLFTEQWGVDVAVSKPRVMAALVEEAVTVGDLVRLMTFRQGEANLVEITLPPAAPYVGQPLRDVPLPRDSALVAIVRGKRVLVPSADDPIEAGDELVFVCTTEVEDAVRAVVLGADSVERTRSGG from the coding sequence ATGCGGATCGCCATCGCCGGGGCCGGCAACGTGGGCCGGTCGATCGCCCAGGAGCTGATCGACAACGGGCACCAGGTGATGCTCATCGAGCGGCAGCCCCGGATGCTCCGCCCGGACCGGGTGCCGGGCGCGGACTGGGTGCTGGCGGACGCCTGCGAGCTGAGCAGCCTGGAGGAGGCGGACGTCGCCGGCTGCGACGTGGTGGTCGCGGCCACCGGCGACGACAAGGTCAACCTGGTGGTGTCGCTGCTCGCCAAGACCGAGTTCGCGGTGCCCCGGGTGGTCGCCCGGGTCAACCGGGCGGAGAACGAGTGGCTCTTCACCGAGCAGTGGGGCGTCGACGTCGCGGTCAGCAAGCCGCGGGTGATGGCCGCCCTGGTCGAGGAGGCGGTCACCGTCGGTGACCTGGTCCGGCTGATGACCTTCCGGCAGGGCGAGGCCAACCTGGTCGAGATCACCCTGCCGCCGGCCGCCCCGTACGTCGGTCAGCCGCTGCGGGACGTGCCGCTGCCCCGGGACAGCGCGCTGGTGGCGATCGTCCGGGGCAAGCGGGTCCTGGTGCCCAGCGCGGACGACCCGATCGAGGCCGGCGACGAGCTGGTCTTCGTCTGCACCACCGAGGTGGAGGACGCGGTCCGGGCGGTCGTCCTCGGCGCGGACAGCGTCGAGCGGACCCGCAGCGGCGGCTGA
- a CDS encoding DEAD/DEAH box helicase produces the protein MAARLPALETFPALRAWQRKALVEYLRRRDADFTAVATPGAGKTTFALRIAAELLVDGTVEAVTVVAPTEHLKTQWALAAARIGIQLDASFRNSDVHSSADFHGAVVTYAQVGMAPHVHKRRTLTRRTLVILDEIHHAGDSRTWGDGVKAAFEPAVRRLMLTGTPFRSDDNPIPFVSYERGGDGLLRSRADSVYGYADALRDSVVRPVLFLAYSGETRWRTNAGEELAARLGEPMTQDLIAQAWRTALDPAGDWMPQVLRAADARLTVLRNAGMPDAGGLVIATDQQTARSYAKLLEQVTGERAVVVLSDDQGASARIATFSASEQRWMVAVRMVSEGVDIPRLAVGVYATSASTPLYFAQAIGRFVRARRPGETASVFLPSVPHLLGLASEMEADRDHVLGKPKDREGFDDDLLERAQRDDQASGELEKRFAALSATAELDQVIFDGASFGTAAQAGTPEEEEYLGLPGLLTADQVSLLLTKRQAEQLAAQRRRAAERAAEPAAAAPAAPPAPMSAAQRRVALRRQLNALVAARHHRTGQPHGKIHAELRRLCGGPPSAQATIEQLEERIATVQSL, from the coding sequence GTGGCTGCCCGGTTGCCGGCGCTCGAGACGTTTCCGGCCCTGCGTGCCTGGCAACGCAAGGCCCTGGTGGAGTACCTGCGCCGCCGGGACGCGGACTTCACGGCGGTCGCCACCCCCGGCGCGGGAAAGACCACCTTCGCCCTGCGGATCGCCGCGGAGCTGCTCGTGGACGGCACGGTCGAGGCGGTCACCGTGGTGGCCCCGACCGAGCACCTGAAGACCCAGTGGGCCCTCGCCGCGGCCCGGATCGGCATCCAGCTCGACGCGTCCTTCCGGAACTCCGACGTGCACTCGTCCGCTGACTTCCACGGCGCGGTCGTCACGTACGCGCAGGTGGGCATGGCCCCGCACGTGCACAAGCGGCGGACCCTGACCCGGCGCACCCTGGTGATCCTGGACGAGATCCACCACGCCGGGGACTCCCGGACCTGGGGCGACGGGGTGAAGGCCGCCTTCGAGCCCGCGGTACGTCGCCTCATGCTGACCGGTACGCCGTTCCGTTCCGACGACAACCCGATCCCGTTCGTCAGCTACGAGCGGGGCGGGGACGGCCTGCTCCGGTCCCGGGCCGACTCGGTGTACGGCTACGCCGACGCCCTGCGCGACAGCGTGGTCCGGCCGGTGCTGTTCCTGGCGTACTCCGGGGAGACCCGGTGGCGCACCAACGCCGGCGAGGAGTTGGCGGCCCGGCTCGGCGAGCCGATGACCCAGGATCTGATCGCCCAGGCGTGGCGGACCGCGCTGGACCCGGCCGGCGACTGGATGCCGCAGGTGCTCCGGGCCGCCGACGCCCGGCTGACCGTGCTGCGCAACGCGGGTATGCCCGACGCCGGCGGCCTGGTGATCGCCACCGACCAGCAGACCGCCCGCTCGTACGCGAAGCTGCTCGAGCAGGTGACCGGGGAACGGGCCGTGGTGGTCCTCTCCGACGACCAGGGCGCGTCCGCGCGGATCGCCACGTTCTCCGCGTCGGAGCAACGCTGGATGGTCGCGGTGCGGATGGTCTCCGAGGGGGTGGACATTCCCCGGCTGGCGGTGGGGGTCTACGCGACCAGCGCCAGCACCCCGCTCTACTTCGCCCAGGCGATCGGCCGGTTCGTGCGGGCCCGTCGGCCGGGGGAGACCGCGTCGGTCTTCCTGCCCAGCGTGCCGCACCTGCTCGGCCTCGCCAGCGAGATGGAGGCCGACCGGGACCACGTGCTGGGCAAGCCCAAGGACCGGGAGGGCTTCGACGACGACCTGCTGGAGCGGGCCCAACGCGACGACCAGGCCAGCGGTGAGCTGGAGAAGCGCTTCGCGGCGCTCTCCGCGACCGCCGAACTGGACCAGGTGATCTTTGACGGCGCGTCCTTCGGCACCGCCGCCCAGGCGGGTACGCCGGAGGAGGAGGAGTATCTCGGCCTCCCCGGTCTGCTCACCGCCGACCAGGTGTCGTTGCTGCTGACCAAACGGCAGGCTGAGCAGCTCGCCGCGCAGCGCCGCCGGGCGGCCGAACGGGCCGCTGAGCCGGCCGCTGCGGCCCCGGCGGCGCCCCCGGCACCAATGAGTGCCGCCCAGCGCCGGGTGGCCCTACGTCGTCAGCTCAACGCTCTGGTGGCGGCCCGGCACCACCGTACCGGCCAACCGCACGGCAAGATCCATGCCGAGCTGCGTCGCCTCTGCGGTGGCCCGCCGAGCGCCCAGGCCACCATCGAGCAGCTCGAGGAACGTATCGCCACGGTCCAGTCCCTCTGA
- a CDS encoding inositol monophosphatase family protein — protein MNSATPGELLEIAIEVARSAAETAHRMRGEGVAVAATKSTATDVVTAADRAVERQVTEHLRRLRPYDAILGEEYGEGTPASTGNGGNGGAGSRTGAGTGAVRWIVDPIDGTVNYLYGLPYHAVSLAAEVDGTVVAGVVRNIATGDEWTATRGGGAYRSGQRLRCSTETDLGQALIGTGFGYDAARRAHQARVIAGLITEVRDIRRYGAAALDLCQAAEGRVDAYYEKGLGAWDLAAGGLVAAEAGLRVTGLRGRPAGPDLVLAAPPALYQALHDRLADLDASGGP, from the coding sequence ATGAACTCGGCGACGCCGGGGGAACTGCTGGAGATCGCCATCGAGGTCGCCCGGTCGGCGGCGGAGACCGCCCACCGGATGCGGGGTGAGGGGGTCGCGGTCGCCGCGACCAAGAGCACGGCCACCGACGTGGTCACCGCCGCCGACCGGGCGGTGGAGCGCCAGGTCACCGAGCATCTGCGCCGGCTCCGTCCGTACGACGCGATCCTGGGCGAGGAGTACGGCGAGGGTACGCCGGCCAGCACCGGGAACGGCGGCAACGGCGGGGCCGGCAGCAGGACCGGAGCCGGGACCGGGGCCGTCCGGTGGATCGTCGACCCGATCGACGGCACGGTCAACTACCTGTACGGGCTGCCGTACCACGCGGTGTCGTTGGCCGCCGAGGTCGACGGGACGGTGGTCGCCGGCGTGGTCCGCAACATCGCCACCGGCGACGAGTGGACCGCCACCCGCGGCGGCGGCGCGTACCGGTCCGGGCAGCGCCTGCGCTGCTCCACCGAGACCGATCTCGGTCAGGCCCTGATCGGCACCGGGTTCGGTTACGACGCGGCCCGCCGGGCCCACCAGGCGCGGGTGATCGCCGGGCTGATCACCGAGGTCCGGGACATCCGCCGGTACGGTGCCGCAGCGCTCGACCTCTGCCAGGCCGCCGAGGGCCGGGTGGACGCGTACTACGAGAAGGGGCTGGGCGCCTGGGACCTGGCCGCCGGCGGGCTGGTGGCCGCCGAGGCGGGCCTGCGGGTCACCGGACTGCGGGGGCGACCCGCCGGACCGGATCTGGTGCTGGCCGCGCCGCCGGCGCTCTACCAGGCGCTGCACGACCGGCTCGCCGACCTGGACGCCTCCGGGGGGCCCTGA
- a CDS encoding DUF3159 domain-containing protein, with translation MTTGQHRSAPPQPTDPDGEERLPTLAEQMADQLGGWRGLVESSVPVMVFVIANIVSDLRPAIIASVGVALLIAVLRLAQRRPVRHALNGLFGIAIGAAIAWRTGDEKTFYLPGILYGIAYGLVLLGSAVIRQPLVGWIWSVLAAGGKSEWRRDPKLVRTFTWLTALWGVVWLAKVGVQAALYLADMDTALGIARLALGYPPYALLLLITVWTVRRVTRHSAPAPAPGG, from the coding sequence ATGACCACTGGACAGCACCGGTCCGCCCCGCCGCAGCCGACCGACCCGGACGGCGAGGAGCGGCTGCCGACCCTGGCCGAGCAGATGGCCGACCAGCTCGGCGGCTGGCGCGGCCTGGTCGAGTCCAGCGTGCCGGTGATGGTCTTCGTGATCGCCAACATCGTCAGCGACCTGCGTCCGGCGATCATCGCCTCGGTGGGGGTCGCGCTGCTGATCGCGGTGCTGCGGCTGGCCCAGCGCCGGCCGGTCCGGCACGCGCTCAACGGTCTGTTCGGCATCGCCATCGGCGCGGCGATCGCCTGGCGTACCGGCGACGAGAAGACCTTCTACCTGCCCGGCATCCTGTACGGCATCGCGTACGGGCTGGTGCTGCTCGGCTCGGCGGTGATCCGGCAGCCCCTGGTCGGCTGGATCTGGTCGGTGCTGGCCGCCGGCGGCAAGTCGGAGTGGCGGCGGGACCCGAAGCTGGTGCGGACCTTCACCTGGCTGACCGCGCTGTGGGGCGTGGTCTGGCTGGCGAAGGTGGGGGTGCAGGCCGCGCTATACCTCGCCGACATGGACACCGCGCTGGGCATCGCCCGGCTGGCGCTCGGCTACCCGCCGTACGCGCTGCTGCTGCTGATCACGGTCTGGACGGTCCGCCGGGTGACCCGGCATTCCGCTCCCGCTCCCGCGCCCGGCGGCTGA
- a CDS encoding DUF7455 domain-containing protein, producing MTPTLTPPPETVAPPAADERCDRCNAAGKLRITLAGGSELVFCGHHANKYAEDLVKITVRFATDPEFTWRGADLMAN from the coding sequence ATGACCCCGACCCTCACGCCGCCGCCCGAGACGGTGGCTCCCCCAGCCGCCGATGAACGGTGCGACCGCTGCAATGCTGCCGGCAAGCTCCGGATCACTCTGGCAGGTGGGAGCGAGCTGGTGTTCTGTGGGCACCACGCGAACAAGTACGCGGAGGATCTCGTGAAGATCACCGTGCGGTTCGCGACGGACCCGGAGTTCACCTGGCGTGGCGCCGATCTGATGGCGAACTGA
- a CDS encoding potassium channel family protein, producing the protein MHVVIMGCGRVGSTLAHNLEARGHSVAVIDQDGDAFRRLSPDFAGLTVTGAGFDGAVLREAGIERADAFAAVSSGDNSNIISARLARETFGVSRVAARIYDQRRAQVYERLGIPTVATVRWTADRMLRHLVPEGNVEIFRDPTSTVSIIEVPTHRDWIGRPLRMLEEATGARTAYLIRFGIGTLPTASTVVQEGDQLFMLVTDDIATAVTATAVAPPEGGH; encoded by the coding sequence GTGCATGTCGTGATCATGGGTTGTGGCCGGGTCGGTTCGACCCTGGCGCACAACCTGGAGGCCCGCGGGCACTCGGTGGCGGTCATCGACCAGGACGGGGACGCCTTCCGCCGGCTCAGCCCGGACTTCGCCGGGCTCACCGTCACCGGGGCCGGCTTCGACGGCGCCGTCCTGCGGGAGGCCGGCATCGAGCGGGCGGACGCCTTCGCGGCGGTCTCCAGCGGCGACAACTCCAACATCATCTCGGCCCGGCTGGCCCGGGAGACGTTCGGGGTGTCCCGGGTGGCCGCCCGGATCTACGACCAGCGCCGCGCCCAGGTGTACGAGCGCCTCGGCATCCCCACCGTCGCCACCGTGCGCTGGACGGCGGACCGGATGCTGCGCCACCTGGTCCCCGAGGGGAACGTGGAGATCTTCCGCGACCCGACCAGCACGGTGTCCATCATCGAGGTGCCGACCCACCGGGACTGGATCGGTCGACCGCTGCGCATGCTGGAGGAGGCGACCGGCGCGCGGACGGCGTACCTGATCCGCTTCGGCATCGGCACCCTGCCCACCGCCTCCACCGTGGTGCAGGAGGGTGACCAGCTCTTCATGCTGGTCACCGACGACATCGCGACGGCGGTCACGGCGACCGCCGTGGCCCCGCCCGAAGGAGGGCACTGA
- a CDS encoding RNA polymerase sigma factor, which yields MTEPRHTGADVRSLTDTLIAHAQSAGGQLTSAQLARTVESAEVTPAQAKKILRALSDAGVTVVVDGSASTRRRVAAARSATPASRATTAKTTKKAAAPAPKQAPSADEPTPPAPRKAAAARKATTGAVAAKAAVPAKATKATRAKATTAAAPGAPAKAAGKAKGGEGAEGDIDPEELAAEIEDVVVEEPVELAQAAEADAASSASDNDFEWDDEESEALKQARRDAELTASADSVRAYLKQIGKVPLLNAEQEVELAKRIEAGLYAAERLRAADEGEEKLTREMQRDLGWISRDGERAKNHLLEANLRLVVSLAKRYTGRGMAFLDLIQEGNLGLIRAVEKFDYTKGYKFSTYATWWIRQAITRAMADQARTIRIPVHMVEVINKLGRIQRELLQDLGREPTPEELAKEMDITPEKVLEIQQYAREPISLDQTIGDEGDSQLGDFIEDSEAVVAVDAVSFSLLQDQLQQVLQTLSEREAGVVRLRFGLTDGQPRTLDEIGQVYGVTRERIRQIESKTMSKLRHPSRSQVLRDYLD from the coding sequence GTGACAGAACCCCGCCACACCGGCGCCGACGTACGCTCGCTCACCGACACGCTGATCGCCCACGCGCAGAGCGCCGGTGGCCAGTTGACGTCGGCTCAGCTCGCGCGCACGGTTGAGTCCGCTGAGGTGACTCCGGCCCAGGCCAAGAAGATCCTGCGCGCGCTCTCCGACGCGGGCGTGACCGTGGTGGTCGACGGTTCGGCGAGCACCCGCCGTCGGGTCGCCGCCGCCCGGTCCGCCACCCCGGCGTCCCGGGCCACCACCGCCAAGACCACCAAGAAGGCCGCCGCCCCGGCCCCGAAGCAGGCGCCCTCGGCCGACGAGCCGACGCCGCCGGCCCCGCGCAAGGCCGCCGCCGCGCGCAAGGCCACCACCGGCGCGGTCGCCGCCAAGGCCGCGGTGCCGGCCAAGGCGACGAAGGCGACCAGGGCGAAGGCGACGACCGCCGCCGCGCCCGGCGCTCCCGCCAAGGCCGCCGGCAAGGCCAAGGGCGGCGAGGGCGCCGAGGGCGACATCGACCCCGAGGAACTCGCCGCCGAGATCGAGGACGTGGTGGTCGAGGAGCCGGTCGAGCTGGCCCAGGCCGCCGAGGCCGACGCCGCCAGCTCCGCCAGCGACAACGACTTCGAGTGGGACGACGAGGAGTCCGAGGCGCTCAAGCAGGCGCGCCGGGACGCCGAGCTGACCGCGTCCGCCGACTCGGTCCGGGCGTACCTCAAGCAGATCGGCAAGGTCCCGCTGCTCAACGCCGAGCAGGAGGTGGAGCTCGCCAAGCGGATCGAGGCGGGGCTCTACGCCGCGGAGCGGCTGCGGGCAGCCGACGAGGGCGAGGAGAAGCTCACCCGCGAGATGCAGCGGGACCTGGGCTGGATCTCCCGGGACGGTGAGCGGGCCAAGAACCACCTGCTGGAGGCGAACCTGCGGCTGGTGGTCTCCCTCGCCAAGCGGTACACCGGGCGGGGCATGGCCTTCCTCGACCTCATCCAGGAGGGCAACCTCGGCCTGATCCGCGCCGTCGAGAAGTTCGACTACACCAAGGGCTACAAGTTCTCCACCTACGCCACCTGGTGGATCCGCCAGGCCATCACCCGCGCCATGGCCGACCAGGCCCGCACCATCCGCATCCCGGTGCACATGGTCGAGGTGATCAACAAGCTCGGCCGCATCCAGCGCGAGCTGCTCCAGGACCTGGGCCGTGAGCCCACCCCGGAGGAGCTGGCGAAGGAGATGGACATCACACCCGAGAAGGTGCTGGAGATCCAGCAGTACGCCCGGGAGCCGATCTCGCTCGACCAGACCATCGGTGACGAGGGGGACAGCCAGCTCGGCGACTTCATCGAGGACTCGGAGGCCGTGGTAGCGGTCGACGCGGTGTCGTTCTCGCTGCTGCAGGACCAGCTCCAGCAGGTGCTGCAGACGCTCTCCGAGCGGGAGGCGGGGGTGGTCCGGCTGCGCTTCGGCCTGACCGACGGCCAGCCCCGCACGCTGGACGAGATCGGCCAGGTGTACGGGGTGACCCGGGAACGCATCCGGCAGATCGAGTCCAAGACGATGTCGAAGCTACGGCACCCGTCGCGGTCACAGGTTCTTCGTGACTACCTGGACTGA
- the dut gene encoding dUTP diphosphatase, with protein MTDPVPVPVRQLDPGLPLPAYAHPGDAGADLMAAVDVELPPGGRALVPTGIAVALPEGYVGLVHPRSGLAARLGVTVLNAPGTVDAGYRGEIMVNLINHDRVSPAKISRGDRIAQLVVQRVARADFRPVAELPGSRRGAGGHGSTGGHAGLGSPPVGERVRDQTEEVAG; from the coding sequence GTGACCGACCCCGTACCCGTGCCCGTACGACAGCTCGACCCGGGGCTGCCGCTGCCGGCGTACGCCCATCCCGGCGACGCCGGGGCCGACCTGATGGCGGCCGTGGACGTCGAGCTTCCCCCCGGCGGCCGGGCCCTGGTGCCCACCGGGATCGCCGTGGCGCTGCCCGAGGGGTACGTCGGACTGGTGCACCCGCGGTCCGGTCTCGCCGCCCGGCTCGGCGTGACGGTGCTCAACGCGCCCGGTACGGTCGACGCCGGCTACCGGGGTGAGATCATGGTCAACCTGATCAACCATGATCGGGTGAGTCCGGCCAAGATCTCCCGTGGCGACCGGATCGCGCAGCTCGTCGTGCAGCGGGTGGCACGGGCCGATTTCCGGCCGGTGGCCGAGCTGCCCGGGTCCCGGCGCGGGGCCGGCGGGCACGGCTCGACCGGTGGACACGCCGGTCTCGGGTCGCCGCCGGTCGGCGAACGGGTGCGCGACCAGACGGAAGAGGTGGCAGGGTGA